The Anaerotignum propionicum DSM 1682 sequence TAGGCTTAGATACCGTTTCTAAAATATCAAACTCCCTCTACCTTAGTAAAAGCAGTGCCTCTTTGAGCATTGCAAAAATGGAGGAAAAAGGATTTATTCAAAAACAATCCCCCAGCAAAGATGATGATGGCCGCAAAATTTATCTGCGTTTGACCGAAAAGGGGGAATCTGCTTTAAAGACAACGGAAAACTCCCTTATGGGAATTACCAGCGGCTACTTTGACTCGTTTGCCGAGGAGAAGAAGCAAGCCCTATGTCATCACCTAAAAGCAATTAATCAACTAATATTATCAGGAGGAACCATAAAATGAACCAAAAGCTAATACTTTTTAGTCTATGCGCTGTGCTCTTGACCGGTTGCGCCAAGGAAGCACCCGAAGAAAAACCCGCATTGCGCAGCGTTGAGGTCACAACTGTTGGCAAGGACGCAATTTCCAGCAGCTTCTCTTATTCTGGCAAAGCTGCTGCTTCCAAAGAAATTTCCGTTGTACCCACCATCCCCGGGAAAGTTATGGGTTATCACTTTGAGGTTGGTGACACTGTTAGAGAGAATCAAGTGCTTTTTAGCGTAGACTCTGCAACATTAAATGACCAATTACGCAGTGCAGAGGTAAACTATAATGCAGCAAAGCTAAGTCTGGCAAACACAGAAAAAACCTATAATAACAATAAGGTTCTGTTTGAACAAGGAATTATTGCCGAGGCAGAAATAGACCAAATGAAGCTTGGATATGAATCCGCCAAAGCAAATATTGAAGCCCTTGAAGTAAACATGGACATATTGAAAAAACAGATTGGAGATTGTACCGTAACCTCACCCATGAGCGGTGTTATTGTAAGCAGAAACATAGAAAGAGGCAGCTATGCAAGCCCTT is a genomic window containing:
- a CDS encoding MarR family winged helix-turn-helix transcriptional regulator; its protein translation is MAEVSGQKIAELFFDLRVNMSFWSKLHLEQVFSINGKGEEEKLTMQQFHFLLCIRDLGLDTVSKISNSLYLSKSSASLSIAKMEEKGFIQKQSPSKDDDGRKIYLRLTEKGESALKTTENSLMGITSGYFDSFAEEKKQALCHHLKAINQLILSGGTIK
- a CDS encoding efflux RND transporter periplasmic adaptor subunit, yielding MNQKLILFSLCAVLLTGCAKEAPEEKPALRSVEVTTVGKDAISSSFSYSGKAAASKEISVVPTIPGKVMGYHFEVGDTVRENQVLFSVDSATLNDQLRSAEVNYNAAKLSLANTEKTYNNNKVLFEQGIIAEAEIDQMKLGYESAKANIEALEVNMDILKKQIGDCTVTSPMSGVIVSRNIERGSYASPSIPAYVIMDLSTIKVEVGVSEQAVNNIKLGDEVQVNMSAASDTPLIGKITTISPASSQSGTYTVKIELNNKNGIIKSGMLADVSFISKKAVDVVVLPISTVITKDDENYIYTVENNVAKKTPVTIGIKTGEAVEITSDLAVGTQVVTRGQTYLSDGEQVEIANPTTPAKGSKEDTAKEE